Proteins encoded in a region of the Streptomyces sp. NBC_00513 genome:
- a CDS encoding SigB/SigF/SigG family RNA polymerase sigma factor: MSHAAAVVSPSLDVRVGPCVVPPVGSVVEGSGSSVLPRIDDARAVAPSDARELSRLFLVRLRSLEEGTREYQYARNTLIEMNISLVNFAARRFRGRATGGGGIELDDIVQVGTIGLIKAIDRFDPEREVEFSTLALPFITGEIKRFFRDTTWAVHVPRRLQELRTELAKSQEALTEVFGRAPTVKELAEHLELSQEQVVEGMVAANGYTSGSIDESTSSGSRPSAQPRSLADTVGDVDPAMELFEDFHTLAPLLKDLAPRDRQILAMRFGQEKTQAEIGAELGISQMQVSRLLTRTLTRLRTGMLAG, encoded by the coding sequence ATGTCCCACGCCGCCGCAGTTGTCAGTCCTTCTCTCGATGTGCGGGTCGGGCCGTGTGTCGTGCCGCCTGTGGGGTCGGTGGTGGAGGGGTCGGGTTCGTCGGTGTTGCCGCGGATCGATGACGCGCGTGCGGTGGCGCCTTCGGACGCGCGGGAGTTGTCGCGTCTGTTCCTGGTGCGGTTGCGGTCGTTGGAGGAGGGGACGCGTGAGTACCAGTACGCGCGGAACACGCTGATCGAGATGAACATCTCGTTGGTGAACTTCGCGGCGCGGCGTTTTCGGGGGCGTGCGACCGGTGGTGGTGGGATCGAGTTGGACGACATCGTCCAGGTCGGGACGATCGGTCTGATCAAGGCGATCGACCGGTTCGATCCGGAGCGTGAGGTGGAGTTCTCGACGTTGGCGCTTCCGTTCATCACGGGGGAGATCAAGCGGTTCTTCCGTGACACGACGTGGGCGGTGCATGTTCCGCGCCGGTTGCAGGAGCTGCGGACGGAGCTGGCCAAGAGCCAGGAGGCGCTGACGGAGGTGTTCGGTCGGGCGCCGACGGTCAAGGAGCTGGCCGAGCATCTGGAGTTGTCGCAGGAGCAGGTCGTCGAGGGCATGGTCGCGGCGAACGGTTACACGAGCGGGTCGATCGACGAGTCGACGTCCTCGGGGAGTCGGCCGTCCGCGCAGCCGCGTTCGCTGGCGGACACGGTCGGTGACGTGGATCCGGCGATGGAGTTGTTCGAGGACTTCCACACGCTGGCCCCGTTGCTGAAGGACCTGGCGCCCCGGGATCGGCAGATCCTGGCGATGCGGTTCGGGCAGGAGAAGACCCAGGCCGAGATCGGCGCCGAACTCGGCATCTCCCAGATGCAGGTCTCCCGCCTCCTGACCCGCACCCTCACCCGCCTGCGCACCGGAATGCTCGCCGGCTAG
- a CDS encoding rodlin, whose protein sequence is MIKKMMATAAATASILGAGAAVAAPAMAIGNDNGVNTVNGNGASQIYGNQKTAGDQSPQLSLVQGTLNKPCIGLPAKVNAQSLIALLANVGVQDVNVLSNPQNQQCTENSTQAKGDEPLSHILDNIPVLSGNLSAGS, encoded by the coding sequence ATGATTAAGAAGATGATGGCCACCGCCGCCGCCACCGCCTCCATCCTCGGCGCGGGCGCCGCAGTGGCCGCCCCGGCCATGGCCATCGGCAACGACAACGGCGTCAACACCGTCAACGGCAACGGCGCCTCGCAGATCTACGGCAACCAGAAGACCGCCGGCGACCAGAGCCCGCAGCTCAGCCTCGTCCAGGGCACCCTGAACAAGCCCTGCATCGGCCTGCCGGCCAAGGTCAACGCCCAGTCGCTGATCGCCCTGCTCGCCAACGTCGGTGTCCAGGACGTCAACGTCCTGTCCAACCCGCAGAACCAGCAGTGCACCGAGAACTCCACCCAGGCCAAGGGCGACGAGCCGCTCTCGCACATCCTGGACAACATCCCGGTCCTGTCCGGCAACCTGTCGGCCGGCAGCTGA
- a CDS encoding VOC family protein, with translation MAVRRVVPNIVSEAARESREFYGLLGFEEVMNHGWIMTLASPSSPTAQISFMSSDKTAPVNPDLSVEVDDVDAVYAAVLEEGAEIVHPLQNEEWGVRRFMVRDPNGRVVNVLGHI, from the coding sequence ATGGCCGTACGTCGCGTCGTGCCGAACATCGTTTCCGAGGCCGCGCGGGAAAGTCGCGAGTTCTACGGCCTGTTGGGCTTCGAGGAGGTGATGAACCACGGTTGGATCATGACGCTCGCCTCACCGTCCAGTCCGACGGCGCAGATCAGCTTCATGAGCTCCGACAAGACCGCGCCGGTCAATCCCGACCTGAGCGTCGAGGTGGACGATGTGGACGCGGTCTACGCGGCCGTGCTGGAGGAAGGCGCCGAGATCGTCCACCCCTTGCAGAACGAGGAATGGGGAGTGCGGCGCTTCATGGTCCGCGACCCCAACGGCCGCGTCGTCAACGTGCTCGGCCACATCTGA
- the thpR gene encoding RNA 2',3'-cyclic phosphodiesterase — MKEQNQGSTVRVFVALAPPDEAKDELARELRAAYEAYPRMRWNRIEDWHITLAFLGELPVSTVPLLRPPLAALAAARRPLRLAMRGGGHFDERVLWSGIEGDLEGLHGLATEVRALVRECGVDFEERPLRPHLTLARSRRDDPSSVVKVAAELAGFTGRPWQTERLHLVGSNIGRGPGAIHYRDIEAWSFDGH, encoded by the coding sequence GTGAAGGAACAGAATCAGGGCTCGACCGTCCGCGTGTTCGTGGCGCTCGCCCCGCCCGACGAGGCGAAGGACGAGCTGGCGCGGGAACTGCGGGCCGCCTACGAGGCGTACCCCCGCATGCGGTGGAACCGCATCGAGGACTGGCACATCACCTTGGCGTTCCTCGGTGAGCTACCGGTCTCGACCGTGCCGCTGCTGCGGCCGCCGCTCGCCGCGCTGGCCGCTGCGCGGCGCCCCCTGCGTCTGGCCATGCGCGGGGGCGGGCACTTCGACGAGCGGGTGCTGTGGAGCGGGATCGAAGGGGACCTGGAAGGGCTGCACGGACTCGCCACAGAGGTGCGCGCCCTGGTCCGGGAGTGCGGCGTGGACTTCGAGGAACGGCCGCTGCGGCCTCATCTGACGCTGGCCCGATCCCGCCGGGACGACCCCTCCAGCGTCGTGAAGGTGGCCGCCGAGCTCGCCGGGTTCACCGGCCGTCCCTGGCAGACGGAACGCCTGCACCTGGTGGGCAGCAACATCGGGCGCGGCCCGGGAGCGATCCACTACCGCGACATCGAGGCGTGGAGCTTCGACGGGCACTGA
- a CDS encoding subtilase-type protease inhibitor, with protein MAQAQPASLYAPSALVFTVAQGDDSAATVVRASTLSCAPSAQGTHPDPKAACTALKATGGSLDRLLAAPDHGRACPMNYDPVTVTADGVWQGSRVAWKHTFSNACAMSATLNGNAVFAF; from the coding sequence GTGGCACAGGCACAGCCCGCGAGCCTGTACGCCCCGTCCGCCCTGGTCTTCACCGTCGCCCAGGGGGACGACTCCGCGGCGACCGTCGTCCGGGCGTCCACCCTCAGCTGCGCGCCGAGCGCGCAGGGTACCCACCCCGACCCCAAGGCCGCCTGTACGGCCCTGAAGGCCACCGGCGGCTCCTTGGACCGCCTGCTGGCCGCCCCCGACCACGGCCGCGCGTGTCCGATGAACTACGACCCGGTCACCGTCACCGCGGACGGCGTGTGGCAGGGCAGCCGCGTCGCCTGGAAGCACACCTTCTCCAACGCCTGCGCCATGTCCGCGACCCTGAACGGGAACGCCGTCTTCGCGTTCTGA
- a CDS encoding VOC family protein → MLNIGSVVLGVSDVRRAVAFWTRALAYVPRDEVEEDWAVLAPATGAGVHLALGLSRTPVREHPRTHLDLYAADAADQAAEVDRLVSLGAERVDWDLYPADPDFVVLADPDGNRFCVIDTSRG, encoded by the coding sequence ATGTTGAACATCGGATCGGTCGTGTTGGGTGTTTCGGACGTACGGCGTGCGGTCGCGTTCTGGACGCGGGCCCTGGCCTACGTGCCGCGCGACGAGGTGGAGGAGGACTGGGCCGTGCTGGCGCCGGCGACCGGGGCCGGGGTCCATCTGGCCCTCGGACTGAGCCGGACGCCGGTGCGGGAACATCCGAGGACCCACCTGGACCTGTACGCCGCGGACGCGGCCGATCAGGCCGCCGAGGTGGACCGGCTGGTGTCCCTGGGCGCCGAGCGCGTCGACTGGGACCTCTACCCCGCCGACCCCGACTTCGTCGTTCTCGCCGACCCCGACGGCAACCGCTTCTGCGTCATCGACACGAGTCGTGGTTGA
- a CDS encoding S9 family peptidase, translating into MTHAPRHHESGPTRRALLVAGAGAGAALAAGCAPGGERGAPAATVSGSPSPRPAANPTPGAMTLFKDPAYNFNGLLALGAAGAGASEVGEVLTAVNAINGAGLSAQTYVETFRQLGDKLLKPPPGAPADDQTKRFRALRAAQYYGQALFFVLGSKDPGSEEQLYKSGRGAWDAFCDRCEPAPVKASVPYGTTPLPVWFFRPDESNAPRPTVILTNGSDGQNVDMWTYGVPAALERGWNALVYDGPGQGQLLFVDRVVFTPTWEKVVTPLVDWLSARPDVDPGKIALTGLSMAGDLAPRAAAFEHRIAALVAMPGCVEPWLGFPPEIREILTPGREETNDIWNKKVVPELPPDAAAVMKKRFEPFSIPAMLEGRQGKLFTDFYTPATRIQALAITSVVSRIKAPTLVLDYDDEQFYPGQPRQMYDKLTSPKDYLKLTAAEGAQLHCSPMAPQLHCEVVFDWLQDTLSGN; encoded by the coding sequence ATGACGCACGCACCACGCCACCACGAGTCCGGTCCCACTCGCCGCGCCCTCCTCGTCGCCGGCGCGGGGGCGGGGGCGGCGCTCGCCGCCGGCTGCGCTCCCGGGGGCGAGCGCGGCGCTCCGGCGGCCACGGTCAGCGGCTCCCCCTCGCCGCGACCGGCCGCGAACCCCACTCCCGGGGCGATGACGCTCTTCAAGGACCCGGCGTACAACTTCAACGGTCTGCTCGCGCTGGGTGCCGCCGGGGCCGGGGCCAGTGAGGTCGGCGAGGTCCTCACCGCCGTGAACGCGATCAACGGGGCCGGCCTCTCCGCGCAGACGTACGTCGAAACGTTCCGCCAGCTCGGCGACAAGCTCCTCAAACCGCCGCCGGGCGCGCCGGCCGACGACCAGACCAAGCGGTTCCGGGCCTTGCGCGCCGCCCAGTACTACGGGCAGGCGCTGTTCTTCGTCCTCGGTTCGAAGGATCCGGGGTCGGAGGAGCAGCTGTACAAGTCGGGGCGCGGCGCCTGGGACGCGTTCTGCGACCGGTGCGAGCCCGCCCCGGTCAAGGCCTCGGTACCGTACGGCACGACGCCGCTGCCGGTGTGGTTCTTCCGCCCCGACGAGTCGAACGCTCCCCGTCCCACCGTGATCCTGACCAACGGGAGCGACGGGCAGAACGTCGACATGTGGACCTACGGCGTACCGGCCGCGCTCGAACGCGGTTGGAACGCGCTCGTCTACGACGGGCCGGGACAGGGGCAACTGCTCTTCGTCGACCGGGTGGTGTTCACCCCCACCTGGGAGAAGGTCGTCACCCCGCTCGTCGACTGGCTGTCCGCCCGTCCCGACGTGGACCCCGGGAAGATCGCTCTGACCGGTCTGAGCATGGCGGGGGACCTCGCTCCGCGGGCGGCGGCCTTCGAGCACCGGATCGCCGCGCTGGTGGCCATGCCGGGCTGCGTCGAACCGTGGCTGGGCTTCCCGCCCGAGATCCGGGAGATCCTCACGCCCGGCAGGGAGGAGACGAACGACATCTGGAACAAGAAGGTCGTTCCCGAACTTCCCCCGGACGCCGCCGCCGTGATGAAGAAGCGCTTCGAGCCCTTCTCGATTCCGGCGATGCTCGAAGGCCGGCAGGGCAAGCTGTTCACCGACTTCTACACCCCCGCGACCCGTATCCAGGCGCTGGCGATCACCTCGGTCGTCAGCCGGATCAAGGCACCGACCCTGGTCCTGGACTACGACGACGAGCAGTTCTACCCCGGCCAACCGCGCCAGATGTACGACAAGCTCACCTCGCCCAAGGACTACCTGAAGCTGACCGCCGCGGAGGGCGCACAGCTGCACTGCTCCCCCATGGCCCCACAGCTGCACTGCGAGGTCGTCTTCGACTGGCTCCAGGACACCCTGTCGGGGAACTGA